In the genome of Staphylococcus durrellii, one region contains:
- a CDS encoding WD40/YVTN/BNR-like repeat-containing protein — protein sequence MKQFVVTYDNALLLFTQENNGYRIESKFKGANPIAVTQDPVDTNIIYCGTFDRGLWKSDDSGETWIPIGTRFKNNDAFKQEDLHMTRVTSVKVYKVKDGQSMLLVGTEPSALFVSYDHGESFELVTDFSNIEGKDKWFFPPRPYTHHVKWQASNLHQPEKIYVTVEAGGMLYSEDYGESWQANSANHAPVDIHVLRTHPTKPNKLYGVCGDAFLNSGHGTVIESEDYGASWQDINEGITAKYGYNLAVNEDDQLVIATAKSPYTAHSYTDETESTIYYRHRDKNEQWIEATEGLPEQQGTIVSALTEYEGMFYAANNKGVFYSENGGQKWQQLNVNWPHEFSSQHAHQIMPIV from the coding sequence ATGAAACAATTCGTAGTAACATATGATAATGCACTACTTTTATTTACACAGGAAAATAACGGATATCGTATAGAATCAAAATTTAAAGGAGCTAATCCTATTGCTGTAACACAAGATCCTGTCGATACAAATATAATTTATTGTGGTACTTTTGATCGTGGATTATGGAAAAGTGACGATAGTGGGGAAACATGGATACCAATAGGTACACGTTTTAAAAATAATGATGCTTTCAAACAAGAAGACTTGCACATGACACGTGTGACTTCGGTGAAAGTATATAAAGTAAAAGACGGCCAGTCTATGTTACTTGTGGGGACTGAGCCGAGTGCATTGTTCGTCTCTTATGACCATGGTGAAAGTTTTGAATTAGTAACAGATTTTTCCAATATTGAAGGTAAAGATAAATGGTTCTTTCCGCCCAGACCATATACACATCATGTTAAATGGCAAGCAAGTAATCTTCACCAGCCAGAAAAAATTTATGTCACTGTAGAAGCAGGTGGCATGTTGTATTCAGAAGATTACGGTGAGAGTTGGCAGGCTAATAGTGCTAATCATGCTCCTGTAGATATACATGTTTTACGTACGCATCCAACGAAACCTAATAAACTATATGGTGTATGTGGCGATGCATTTTTAAATAGTGGCCATGGTACAGTAATAGAAAGCGAAGATTATGGAGCGTCATGGCAAGATATTAATGAAGGTATAACAGCTAAATATGGTTATAATTTAGCTGTTAATGAAGATGACCAACTTGTTATTGCTACAGCAAAATCTCCTTATACAGCACATAGTTATACAGATGAAACGGAATCAACAATTTATTATCGACACAGAGACAAAAATGAGCAATGGATAGAAGCAACGGAAGGCTTACCGGAACAACAAGGTACTATTGTTTCAGCATTAACTGAATATGAGGGTATGTTTTATGCTGCTAATAATAAAGGTGTCTTTTATTCTGAAAATGGTGGTCAAAAATGGCAACAACTTAATGTTAATTGGCCACATGAATTTAGTAGCCAACATGCGCATCAAATAATGCCAATAGTTTAA
- a CDS encoding CGNR zinc finger domain-containing protein, with product MDLIYTGKTIKDNIGYIVINNLIDTLNHYDTNRLRQCYHENCICYFLDTSKSGKRKWCDMETCGNRKKATKHYQRHKI from the coding sequence ATGGATTTAATCTATACTGGTAAAACGATAAAAGATAATATAGGATATATTGTTATTAATAATTTAATTGATACTTTAAATCATTATGACACTAATCGACTTAGACAATGTTATCATGAAAACTGTATTTGCTATTTTCTTGATACATCAAAATCTGGAAAAAGAAAATGGTGCGATATGGAAACATGTGGCAATAGGAAAAAAGCAACCAAACATTATCAAAGACATAAAATTTGA
- a CDS encoding GyrI-like domain-containing protein, which yields MILKNLNDSIDYIDQNLTKDLNLYDIANFVGLPEQHYRNLFIFLTGIGLSEYIKKRKLYFANKDLLNKESVTSVAIKYGYSIDGFTKSFKEWSGYLPSQIYKNQVLISYPKLSFNINVKGGLNMKTRIVELPKINIVGVEKRVPMQFEGVNNEIEKLANSITEEQKKEMYNLQNIEPKEIVNVSYNADEDFVKEEGYLTHMMGVLTTENTISDQLDVINIDKSKWIVFENEGEFPKKLQDTYAKIYSEWLPETEYKLANVPMFSFTKFNDSNQNTAYSEIWVAVTN from the coding sequence ATGATATTAAAAAATTTAAATGATTCTATAGATTATATAGATCAGAATTTAACAAAAGATTTAAATTTATATGATATAGCGAATTTTGTTGGTTTACCCGAGCAACATTATAGAAATTTATTTATATTTCTTACTGGTATTGGTTTATCTGAGTATATAAAAAAAAGAAAATTGTATTTTGCTAACAAAGATTTATTAAATAAAGAATCAGTAACGAGTGTAGCTATAAAATATGGATATTCAATTGATGGTTTTACAAAGTCTTTTAAAGAATGGAGTGGGTATTTACCATCTCAAATATACAAAAACCAAGTTTTAATTTCATATCCAAAACTTTCATTTAATATTAATGTTAAAGGAGGTTTAAACATGAAAACTAGAATTGTAGAGTTGCCAAAAATTAATATAGTAGGTGTTGAAAAACGTGTTCCTATGCAATTTGAAGGTGTTAATAATGAAATTGAAAAATTAGCAAATAGTATTACTGAAGAGCAAAAGAAAGAAATGTATAATTTGCAAAACATTGAGCCTAAAGAAATCGTAAATGTTTCATATAATGCTGACGAAGATTTTGTTAAAGAAGAAGGTTATTTAACTCATATGATGGGTGTATTGACAACTGAAAATACTATCAGTGATCAACTTGATGTTATAAACATTGATAAAAGTAAATGGATAGTCTTTGAAAATGAAGGTGAGTTTCCTAAAAAATTACAAGACACATATGCTAAAATTTATTCTGAATGGTTGCCAGAAACAGAATATAAATTAGCTAATGTACCAATGTTTTCTTTTACGAAATTTAATGATTCAAATCAAAATACGGCTTATAGTGAAATTTGGGTTGCAGTTACTAATTAA
- a CDS encoding type I toxin-antitoxin system Fst family toxin — MLELLAYTKVTVISGCIIALFTHWLRNR; from the coding sequence TTGCTAGAACTCCTTGCTTACACCAAGGTCACAGTCATCAGTGGTTGTATTATTGCGTTATTTACGCATTGGCTACGTAATCGTTAA